A genomic stretch from Edaphobacter aggregans includes:
- a CDS encoding arylsulfatase, which yields MRIKGQIFTGSTLSGMAILVCLVATLGSLMPSVYAQENLPDRRPGTFAGKIGQSYKDSTPAWPITRKAPPNAPNVLVILLDDVGFGAASTFGGPIPTPALDRLAKTGLRYTRWNTTALCSPTRAALLSGRNHHQMGYGVIAEVSTGFPGYNSVFPDANATIAAILKDNGYNTAAFGKWHLTPDYETSAAGPFTQWPTGVGFERYYGFLGGDCNQWSPPLIDGTTFIEKPAGVKDYNLTADLANQTISWIRNQKSTAPNKPFFIYFAPGATHAPHQPPKQWVEKFKGQFEKGWNKVSEETYERMKTMGILPPTAKYNPIPDDVGVWDKLDPDTRTVYARMMEVYAGYLAYADYEAGRLLDTLDELGITDNTMVIYAVGDNGASAEGGLSGTLNEVAADFNAYRPNVVAEALRRLDEIGGPTTYNHYPAGWALAMNSPFKQAKRIASQFGGTANPMVISWPNGIKDHGGLRTQFAHAIDIAPTILDVAGIPQPKTVNGIPQTPMTGTSMAYTFLAENANAPSQHHTQYFELGGIRAIYHDGWIAATDHGFNAWEDRPRGNYTFDTDKWELYDLANDFTEHDDVSAQNPAKLKALQALFVQEAKKYNVFPLDDRSAERFSPEATGRPVGAIQGLTKVTYWPGVTRVPEGSAIDVKNKSFSITAEVTTPPNGADGVIITQGGLFAGWALIVENSKPVFIYNWLQEQITKVSSPVTLPQGKSVVKFQFSYDGGGVGKGGTGSLSIDDKQVASAHIEKTVPFRFSLDESLDVGEDTGTPVSMDYFDKMPFRFTGTLGGVTVEVAPVSAAQQKQAADAHRKVQQKMAELN from the coding sequence ATGAGAATCAAGGGTCAAATCTTCACTGGCTCCACGCTTTCGGGCATGGCTATTTTGGTTTGCTTGGTCGCCACCCTGGGTTCGTTGATGCCATCGGTGTACGCGCAGGAAAACCTTCCCGACCGCCGACCGGGCACATTCGCCGGGAAGATTGGCCAAAGCTATAAGGACTCCACTCCGGCTTGGCCCATCACTCGTAAAGCACCACCGAACGCACCAAATGTGCTCGTCATCTTATTGGATGATGTCGGTTTCGGGGCTGCCAGCACCTTCGGCGGTCCAATCCCGACACCTGCTCTCGACCGCCTGGCCAAGACCGGACTACGTTACACGCGTTGGAATACTACTGCGCTGTGTTCGCCCACTCGTGCCGCACTGCTTTCGGGCCGGAACCATCATCAGATGGGCTATGGCGTGATCGCGGAGGTCTCAACGGGGTTTCCAGGTTATAACTCAGTGTTTCCAGACGCCAATGCGACCATCGCCGCCATTCTCAAGGACAACGGGTACAACACTGCCGCATTCGGCAAGTGGCACCTGACCCCGGACTACGAGACAAGCGCAGCTGGCCCCTTCACGCAATGGCCCACCGGGGTCGGCTTCGAGCGCTATTACGGATTCCTAGGTGGAGACTGTAATCAATGGTCGCCTCCGCTCATTGACGGCACTACGTTCATCGAAAAACCGGCAGGTGTGAAGGACTACAACTTGACGGCTGATCTTGCCAATCAGACGATCTCCTGGATAAGAAATCAAAAGTCAACCGCGCCGAACAAGCCCTTCTTCATTTACTTTGCGCCGGGGGCGACCCATGCACCACATCAACCTCCCAAGCAATGGGTAGAAAAATTCAAGGGTCAATTCGAAAAGGGATGGAACAAGGTGAGTGAGGAGACCTACGAGCGCATGAAGACAATGGGCATCCTTCCCCCCACGGCCAAATACAATCCCATTCCCGACGATGTGGGTGTCTGGGACAAGCTGGATCCTGACACCAGGACGGTCTACGCACGCATGATGGAGGTCTATGCCGGTTACCTGGCCTACGCCGACTACGAAGCAGGCCGGCTGCTGGACACGCTGGACGAACTCGGAATCACCGACAATACGATGGTCATCTACGCCGTAGGCGACAACGGTGCGAGCGCGGAGGGCGGACTCAGCGGCACCCTCAACGAAGTTGCGGCGGATTTCAATGCCTACCGTCCGAACGTCGTCGCAGAAGCTTTGAGGCGGCTCGATGAGATTGGCGGGCCGACCACTTACAACCACTATCCGGCTGGCTGGGCGCTCGCCATGAACTCGCCCTTCAAGCAGGCGAAACGTATTGCTTCCCAATTCGGCGGAACGGCCAACCCAATGGTGATCTCATGGCCGAATGGGATCAAGGATCATGGAGGCTTGAGGACACAATTCGCGCACGCGATCGACATCGCGCCTACCATTCTCGATGTGGCCGGGATTCCGCAGCCCAAGACCGTGAATGGCATTCCCCAGACCCCAATGACGGGGACAAGCATGGCCTACACCTTCCTGGCGGAGAATGCGAACGCACCCTCGCAACACCACACGCAGTACTTCGAGCTGGGCGGAATTCGCGCTATCTATCACGACGGCTGGATCGCAGCTACCGACCATGGCTTCAATGCCTGGGAAGACAGGCCGAGAGGCAACTACACCTTCGATACCGACAAATGGGAGCTCTACGATCTTGCGAACGACTTCACGGAGCACGACGACGTAAGCGCGCAAAACCCCGCGAAGCTGAAGGCTCTGCAGGCTCTTTTTGTTCAAGAGGCCAAGAAGTACAACGTCTTTCCGCTCGACGATCGTTCCGCGGAACGCTTCAGCCCGGAGGCTACGGGAAGGCCCGTAGGCGCTATTCAGGGCCTGACCAAGGTGACCTATTGGCCTGGAGTCACACGCGTTCCGGAAGGAAGCGCAATCGATGTCAAAAACAAATCGTTCTCCATTACAGCGGAAGTGACTACGCCGCCTAACGGCGCCGACGGAGTGATTATTACCCAAGGCGGACTCTTTGCCGGTTGGGCGCTGATCGTGGAGAACAGTAAGCCGGTCTTTATTTACAACTGGCTTCAGGAACAGATTACAAAGGTCTCTTCGCCGGTTACGCTGCCGCAAGGCAAGAGCGTGGTGAAGTTCCAATTCTCTTACGATGGGGGCGGGGTTGGGAAAGGCGGCACGGGTTCTCTGAGCATCGATGACAAGCAGGTCGCCTCGGCGCATATCGAGAAGACTGTACCCTTCCGCTTCTCGCTGGACGAAAGCCTCGACGTAGGCGAAGATACCGGAACCCCTGTGAGCATGGACTATTTCGACAAGATGCCATTTCGCTTTACAGGCACACTCGGCGGAGTGACGGTGGAAGTGGCTCCGGTTAGCGCAGCACAACAAAAGCAGGCAGCCGACGCCCATCGAAAAGTACAACAAAAAATGGCTGAGCTCAATTAG
- a CDS encoding tyrosine-type recombinase/integrase, with protein sequence MEAAHMRKRNRRPLCRKIVLKLPDLDHAKSAVLNSLSSPHSRRNYKFAMEQFITWYCSEPRLSLNRSVVLRFRLYLESLGLAAGTVNQRLAAVRRLAYEAADSGLLSPELAAGIRRVKGVKQLGARTGNWLTQDQARLLLEKADGEDLRSVRDLAMISLLLGCGLRRAELSALTVEDLQIRQGHWAIVDLVGKGGHVRTVPVPTWVKQAVDRWRESAKVTAGRIFRAVSRHGTPWGEGISENVIWYVVRRSADRMQLEHLAPHDLRRTCAKLCHVNGGELEQIQFLLGHVSVLTTERYLGCKQDLEEPVNDRFGCLFSRLSVNLR encoded by the coding sequence ATGGAGGCCGCTCATATGCGCAAAAGAAATAGACGGCCACTCTGTCGCAAGATCGTTCTGAAGCTTCCAGATCTGGATCACGCAAAATCCGCCGTACTCAACAGCCTTAGTTCTCCTCATTCGAGGAGAAACTACAAGTTTGCAATGGAGCAGTTCATTACCTGGTATTGTTCGGAGCCGCGGCTTAGCTTGAATCGTTCCGTCGTTCTTCGATTTCGACTTTATCTGGAATCTCTCGGTCTCGCAGCCGGAACGGTAAACCAGCGCCTCGCGGCAGTCAGGCGACTGGCATACGAAGCTGCGGATTCCGGCTTGCTCAGTCCGGAGCTTGCAGCGGGAATTCGTCGCGTCAAAGGCGTAAAGCAGCTCGGTGCCCGCACCGGAAACTGGTTGACGCAAGATCAAGCTAGACTTCTATTGGAGAAAGCGGACGGGGAAGATCTGCGCAGTGTACGCGACCTCGCAATGATTTCGCTTCTCTTAGGCTGCGGATTGCGCCGGGCTGAGCTCTCTGCGCTTACGGTTGAAGATCTGCAGATCAGGCAAGGACATTGGGCCATCGTGGACCTGGTTGGCAAAGGTGGTCATGTCCGTACCGTTCCCGTGCCTACTTGGGTCAAGCAAGCGGTCGATCGATGGAGAGAATCAGCGAAAGTGACCGCCGGCCGAATCTTCCGAGCCGTGAGCCGACACGGGACGCCATGGGGTGAAGGAATCTCCGAAAATGTCATCTGGTACGTCGTTCGACGGTCCGCCGATCGAATGCAATTGGAACATCTCGCTCCACACGACCTCAGGCGAACCTGCGCAAAACTTTGCCATGTGAATGGAGGAGAACTGGAGCAAATCCAGTTCCTTCTCGGTCATGTTTCCGTGTTGACGACGGAGCGGTATCTGGGATGCAAACAGGATCTGGAGGAGCCAGTAAATGATCGCTTCGGTTGCCTCTTCTCTCGACTGTCCGTGAATTTACGGTAA
- a CDS encoding NAD(P)-dependent alcohol dehydrogenase has product MKAIVRTQYGSPDELQFAEVPTPSPAGNEVLIKLCAASVNPVDLFVLQGAPWNRIPGLHAKPKHTIIGCDIAGRVEAVGRNVKQFQAGDEVFGITGFEGKGFAEYVCAPEEKLAPKPANLSFEDAAAVPIAAITALQGLRDWGRIQPGHKVLIEGASGGVGTFAVQIAKELGAEVTAVCSTRNVDIARSIGADHVIDYTNADFARLGQRYDLILAVNGHHSIFEYRRMLSQNGIYVAIGGLVPILQALLLGRLLSTLGRKKMTFFIAKINQRDLVFLKSLLQACKIVPVIDRRYRLSDAAEALRYLAEGHAQGKVVLTVPP; this is encoded by the coding sequence ATGAAAGCGATTGTACGAACGCAATACGGATCGCCAGACGAGTTGCAGTTCGCGGAGGTGCCAACGCCTAGCCCCGCCGGCAATGAGGTCTTGATCAAGCTTTGCGCGGCATCGGTAAATCCCGTGGACCTGTTCGTGCTGCAAGGCGCGCCGTGGAACCGCATCCCGGGACTGCACGCCAAGCCCAAACACACGATCATCGGTTGTGATATCGCCGGCCGAGTGGAGGCAGTTGGCAGGAACGTAAAACAGTTTCAGGCAGGCGACGAGGTCTTCGGGATAACAGGATTCGAGGGAAAGGGATTTGCCGAGTACGTATGTGCACCTGAAGAGAAATTGGCGCCGAAGCCAGCCAACCTGTCGTTTGAGGACGCAGCCGCTGTACCCATCGCGGCAATTACGGCGCTCCAGGGTCTTCGCGACTGGGGACGGATTCAGCCGGGCCACAAAGTTCTCATTGAGGGCGCGTCTGGTGGCGTCGGCACATTTGCGGTGCAGATTGCCAAAGAGCTTGGGGCTGAAGTCACTGCCGTATGCAGTACGAGGAATGTGGACATAGCGAGGTCGATAGGCGCAGACCATGTCATCGATTACACCAATGCAGATTTCGCGCGGCTTGGGCAGCGGTACGATCTGATATTGGCTGTGAACGGTCATCATTCGATTTTTGAGTACAGGCGTATGCTGAGTCAGAACGGGATCTATGTCGCAATCGGGGGTCTGGTTCCGATTCTTCAAGCGCTGCTACTGGGGCGACTCCTTTCAACGCTTGGGCGCAAAAAGATGACTTTCTTTATCGCGAAGATTAATCAGAGAGATTTAGTTTTCTTGAAAAGTCTTCTGCAGGCCTGCAAGATTGTGCCGGTCATCGACAGACGTTACCGCTTGAGCGACGCAGCGGAAGCTCTCCGTTATCTGGCGGAAGGACATGCGCAGGGGAAAGTCGTATTAACCGTTCCACCTTAA